The following are from one region of the Arachis duranensis cultivar V14167 chromosome 10, aradu.V14167.gnm2.J7QH, whole genome shotgun sequence genome:
- the LOC107469547 gene encoding jasmonate-induced oxygenase 2-like, with translation MGTIDVDQAFIQEPEHRPSLSTIEGQGIPVIDLSPVTSNNPSLSSIDALVKEIGSACKEWGFFQVTNHGVPLSLRRNLLEASKSFFAQSLQDKKKVSRDETSASGYYDTEHTKNVRDWKEVFDFLAKEPTLFPLTSDEHDDRILHWTNKNPQYPPHFRDILKEYIKEMEKLSYKLLELIALSLGLESKRFEEFFGFGDQTSFVRLNYYPPCPYSHLALGVGPHKDSGALTILAQDDVGGLQVKRKMNDQEWINVEPIPHAYIINLADIIQVWSNGAYESVEHRVIVNSEKERFSIPYFLFPAHDTEVKPLKELIHEHNPPKYRPYKSGKFLLKRFEGNFQKHREENLQIHHFKIA, from the exons ATGGGGACAATTGACGTTGACCAAGCATTCATCCAAGAACCAGAACACAGGCCAAGTCTCTCCACCATTGAAGGACAAGGGATTCCAGTCATAGACCTCTCCCCTGTAACATCAAACAACCCTTCTCTTTCTTCCATCGACGCGCTGGTGAAGGAGATCGGAAGCGCGTGCAAGGAATGGGGATTCTTCCAAGTAACAAACCATGGTGTGCCTCTCTCTCTGAGGCGGAACCTTCTGGAAGCTTCCAAGAGCTTCTTTGCTCAGAGCTTGCAAGATAAGAAGAAAGTTAGCAGAGATGAAACGTCTGCCAGCGGTTACTATGACACTGAGCACACAAAGAACGTTAGGGATTGGAAGGAAGTCTTTGATTTTCTAGCCAAAGAACCGACTCTTTTTCCCCTCACTTCTGATGAACACGATGATCGAATCCTTCATTGGACTAATAAAAATCCTCAATACCCTCCACACTTCAG AGATATACTAAAGGAGTATATCAAGGAGATGGAAAAGCTGAGCTACAAATTGTTGGAGCTGATTGCTCTGAGCTTGGGACTTGAATCTAAGAGGTTCGAAGAATTCTTCGGCTTCGGAGACCAAACAAGTTTTGTTCGATTGAACTATTACCCTCCATGCCCTTACTCTCACCTAGCTCTTGGGGTGGGTCCACACAAGGACTCTGGTGCCTTAACCATTCTTGCCCAAGACGATGTTGGAGGTCTTCAAGTCAAACGCAAGATGAACGACCAAGAATGGATCAACGTTGAACCAATCCCACATGCTTATATCATCAATCTCGCTGATATTATTCAG GTTTGGAGCAATGGTGCATATGAGAGTGTGGAACACAGAGTAATAGTTAACTCGGAGAAGGAAAGGTTTTCCATTCCATACTTCTTGTTTCCTGCACATGACACTGAAGTGAAGCCATTGAAGGAGCTGATACACGAACACAACCCTCCAAAATATAGGCCTTACAAGTCAGGGAAGTTTCTTCTCAAAAGATTTGAAGGCAATTTCCAGAAACATAGAGAGGAGAACCTTCAAATTCATCACTTTAAGATAGCCTAA